One Methylosinus sp. C49 DNA segment encodes these proteins:
- a CDS encoding porin, with product MNGHKKSRGRTMGPLSSGVALAAFAATFGLPASALADAASEIKALKAELKRLEAKVAQQGKDHAQVKNALNTAKAAPGTSAPPPVFISFRNGLFVETEDQEFSFKLGGQIQADGGFASSADTISRSNVGFRRARLEVEGKAFKNWYYKLQYDFTGSGAAGIRDFYLAYRNRFLPEEITKQPVTIQIGNFKEPFSLEAIESSKHFVFVERSLPSVLSPSRHIGAAIAAGDKQWSIKTGIFSTSPQDTSTSPPTGESQYWDAAVRATYAPIQEEDKLLHLGGSFKYHKPNNTTAATDAADLRPGQSSEREETDVLGGGGALTRVSAAQDLSCGASAASLNIATTGVGLLSAPFARRSSCLKYSYNYGFEAAAAYGPVSLQAEYIAAQYERDATNVLIYGNGGGTSLRYSGYYVFGSVFLTGESRAASYRGYDKDFNTPGSFTDIQIKNPVNKGGLGAWEFAARFSELNLNNGGLVDGGFVYAATVAGNAAQKALASTATLGGRQENLTLALNWYPVKGVRFQANWTKTLTLVAPSDRPFLNGDHPSLFLARAQIFW from the coding sequence ATGAACGGGCATAAGAAATCGCGCGGACGGACAATGGGGCCGCTTTCGAGCGGCGTCGCTCTCGCCGCCTTCGCAGCGACTTTCGGACTTCCGGCTTCCGCCCTGGCGGACGCGGCGAGCGAGATCAAAGCGCTGAAAGCCGAGCTCAAGCGGCTCGAGGCCAAGGTCGCCCAGCAGGGCAAGGATCACGCTCAGGTCAAGAACGCGCTCAACACGGCCAAGGCCGCGCCGGGAACGAGCGCGCCGCCGCCGGTCTTCATCTCATTCCGCAACGGCCTCTTCGTCGAGACCGAGGATCAGGAGTTCAGCTTCAAGCTCGGCGGCCAGATCCAGGCCGACGGCGGCTTCGCCTCCTCCGCCGACACCATCTCGCGCTCCAATGTCGGCTTCCGCCGCGCCCGTCTCGAGGTCGAGGGCAAAGCCTTCAAGAATTGGTACTACAAGCTCCAATATGATTTCACCGGCTCGGGCGCGGCCGGCATTCGCGACTTCTATCTCGCCTATCGCAACAGGTTCCTGCCCGAAGAGATCACCAAGCAGCCAGTGACCATTCAGATCGGCAACTTCAAGGAGCCCTTCAGCCTCGAGGCCATCGAATCCTCGAAGCATTTCGTCTTTGTCGAGCGCTCGCTGCCCTCCGTCCTTTCGCCGAGCCGCCACATCGGCGCGGCGATCGCGGCCGGCGACAAGCAGTGGTCGATCAAGACCGGCATCTTCTCGACCAGCCCGCAGGACACGTCGACCTCTCCGCCCACCGGCGAATCGCAATATTGGGACGCCGCCGTCCGCGCCACCTACGCGCCCATCCAGGAAGAGGACAAGCTCCTGCACCTCGGCGGCTCGTTCAAATATCACAAGCCCAACAACACCACCGCCGCGACCGACGCCGCCGATCTGCGCCCCGGCCAATCCTCCGAGCGCGAGGAGACCGACGTGCTCGGAGGCGGCGGCGCGCTGACCCGCGTCTCCGCGGCGCAGGACCTCTCCTGCGGCGCCTCGGCGGCCAGCCTCAACATCGCGACCACCGGCGTCGGCCTGCTCAGCGCGCCCTTCGCGCGGCGCTCGAGCTGCCTGAAATACTCCTATAATTACGGCTTCGAAGCCGCCGCCGCCTATGGCCCGGTCTCATTGCAGGCCGAATATATCGCCGCCCAATATGAGCGCGACGCCACCAATGTGCTCATCTACGGCAATGGCGGCGGAACCAGCCTGCGCTACAGCGGCTATTACGTCTTCGGCTCCGTATTTCTGACCGGCGAGTCCCGCGCCGCCTCCTATCGCGGCTACGACAAGGACTTCAACACGCCCGGCAGCTTCACCGACATTCAGATCAAGAATCCGGTGAACAAGGGCGGTCTGGGCGCCTGGGAGTTCGCGGCCCGCTTCAGCGAGCTCAATCTCAACAATGGCGGCCTCGTCGACGGCGGCTTCGTCTATGCGGCGACTGTGGCCGGCAACGCCGCGCAAAAGGCGCTGGCCAGCACGGCGACGCTCGGCGGGCGCCAGGAGAATCTGACGCTGGCGCTCAACTGGTATCCGGTCAAAGGCGTGCGCTTCCAGGCCAATTGGACCAAGACGCTGACGCTGGTCGCGCCATCCGATCGTCCCTTCCTCAATGGCGACCACCCCAGCCTCTTCCTCGCCAGAGCTCAGATCTTCTGGTGA
- a CDS encoding porin gives MARRLSGGVALAAFCGLLGAPASALADTASEIKALKEQLKRLEAKVADQAKTNVQVKNALNSAKTLPGLVAPPPVFVSFKNGLFVETEDQAFNFKVGGRVQADGGFASSADTISRSNAGFRRAQLEVEGKAYKNWFYKFQYDFTGSGAAGIRDAFLAYRAKLLPEEITKQPVTFQVGNFFEPFSLETVSSTKHITFIERAMTEALAPSRHIGVAVGAGDKHWSVKGGFFSTSPQDTATAPPTGGHQYWDLAMRATYAPIVEEDKLLHFGSSFRYHKPNDATAATNVNTYRPGQGTRDEFDVLGGSGALIRVPAAQDLTCAASGSLATASTGLSLLYSPFTLKNGCLKYSYSYAFEASAAYGPFAVQAEYLASQYERDPLNALLLGNAGGSSQTYSGYYVYGSVFLTGESRAASYRGYDKNWGSPGTFADVAIKDPFNKGGLGAWEFAARYSELNLNNGGLVDSSYVYAAALVGNAAQKALANTATLGGREGNLTLALNWYPVRGVRLQANWTKVLTLSAPSDRAYLNGDRPSMFLARAQVFW, from the coding sequence ATGGCGAGGCGGCTCTCGGGCGGCGTGGCGCTCGCCGCCTTCTGCGGGCTGCTGGGCGCTCCTGCGTCGGCGCTGGCGGACACGGCGAGCGAGATCAAGGCGTTGAAGGAGCAGCTCAAGCGTCTCGAGGCAAAGGTCGCCGATCAGGCCAAGACCAATGTCCAGGTCAAGAATGCGCTGAATTCCGCCAAGACCCTGCCCGGGCTCGTCGCCCCGCCGCCGGTGTTCGTCAGCTTCAAGAACGGCCTCTTCGTCGAGACGGAGGATCAGGCGTTCAACTTCAAGGTCGGCGGCCGCGTCCAGGCCGACGGCGGCTTCGCCAGCTCGGCGGACACCATCTCACGCAGCAACGCCGGCTTCCGCCGCGCCCAGCTCGAGGTCGAGGGCAAAGCCTATAAAAACTGGTTCTACAAGTTCCAATATGACTTCACCGGCTCCGGCGCCGCCGGCATTCGCGACGCTTTCCTCGCCTATCGCGCCAAGCTGCTGCCGGAAGAGATCACCAAGCAGCCAGTCACCTTCCAGGTGGGCAATTTCTTCGAGCCCTTCAGCCTCGAGACGGTCAGCTCGACCAAGCACATCACGTTCATCGAGCGCGCCATGACCGAAGCGCTCGCGCCGAGCCGCCATATCGGCGTCGCGGTCGGGGCGGGCGACAAGCATTGGAGCGTCAAGGGCGGCTTCTTCTCGACCAGCCCGCAGGACACGGCGACGGCGCCGCCCACTGGCGGACATCAATATTGGGACCTCGCGATGCGCGCCACCTATGCGCCGATCGTCGAGGAGGACAAGCTCCTGCACTTCGGCTCGTCCTTCCGCTATCACAAGCCCAATGACGCGACGGCGGCCACCAACGTCAACACCTATCGGCCCGGCCAGGGAACGCGCGACGAGTTCGACGTTCTGGGCGGGAGCGGCGCTCTGATCCGCGTGCCGGCGGCGCAAGACCTCACTTGCGCGGCTTCGGGAAGCCTCGCGACGGCCTCGACCGGCCTCTCGCTCCTATATTCGCCCTTCACGCTCAAGAACGGCTGCTTGAAATATTCGTACAGCTACGCTTTCGAGGCGTCCGCGGCCTATGGGCCCTTCGCCGTCCAGGCGGAATATCTCGCCTCGCAATATGAGCGCGATCCGCTCAACGCGCTGCTTCTCGGCAATGCCGGCGGATCGAGCCAGACCTATAGCGGCTATTATGTCTATGGTTCGGTGTTCCTGACCGGCGAATCGCGCGCTGCTTCCTATCGCGGCTATGACAAGAACTGGGGCTCGCCGGGCACCTTCGCCGATGTGGCGATCAAAGACCCCTTCAACAAGGGCGGCCTCGGCGCCTGGGAATTCGCCGCGCGCTACAGCGAGCTGAACCTAAACAATGGCGGTCTCGTCGATAGCAGCTATGTCTATGCGGCCGCCCTCGTCGGAAACGCCGCGCAGAAGGCGCTCGCCAACACTGCCACGCTCGGCGGACGCGAGGGCAATCTGACGCTGGCGCTGAACTGGTATCCGGTGCGCGGCGTGCGTCTTCAGGCCAATTGGACGAAGGTCCTGACGCTCTCGGCGCCCTCCGATCGCGCCTATCTCAACGGCGACCGCCCGAGCATGTTCCTGGCCCGCGCGCAAGTCTTCTGGTGA
- a CDS encoding DUF4170 domain-containing protein — protein sequence MSETTTQNGGALQALHLVFGGELIDLQGVAFRDPTKLDIVGIYSDNASALAAWKAKAHATVDNAHMRYFVVQLHSLLDPETN from the coding sequence ATGAGCGAAACGACGACACAGAACGGCGGCGCGCTGCAGGCGCTTCATCTCGTTTTCGGGGGCGAGCTGATCGACCTCCAGGGCGTCGCCTTCCGCGACCCGACCAAGCTCGACATCGTCGGCATTTATTCGGACAACGCCTCGGCGCTCGCCGCCTGGAAGGCGAAAGCGCATGCGACGGTCGACAACGCCCATATGCGCTATTTCGTCGTGCAGCTGCACAGCCTCCTCGATCCCGAGACGAATTGA
- the lpxK gene encoding tetraacyldisaccharide 4'-kinase, which translates to MRAPDFWRRAPASPLAKALAPFGAIYGAIASAHMTRKGERADLPTIVIGGPTLGGDGKTPAALAIAALLTEMGERPFFLTRGYGRAKTRSAPFLVDPSIHSARETGDEALLLARCAPTIVGVDRAAGARLARDLGATALALDDGLQSRRLEPDLALMVVDGAYGAGNGLCLPAGPLRAPLARQLAAVDALVLIGAGAAGEAVAAHASAAGKPVLRARIAPLPARLPERAFAFAGIARPEKFFATLEALGVEIMGRKSFADHHAFTAREMAALEHEAARLRATLVTTAKDAARLSPDMAARVDVLPIGLLLEEEETLCELLRRALTRN; encoded by the coding sequence ATGCGCGCGCCTGACTTCTGGCGACGCGCGCCGGCCTCGCCGCTGGCGAAAGCTCTGGCGCCATTCGGCGCGATCTATGGCGCGATCGCTTCAGCGCATATGACACGGAAGGGCGAGCGCGCCGATCTTCCGACGATCGTGATCGGCGGCCCGACGCTGGGCGGCGACGGCAAGACGCCGGCCGCGCTCGCCATCGCCGCTCTGCTTACGGAAATGGGCGAGCGGCCGTTCTTCCTCACCCGTGGATATGGACGCGCCAAAACGCGAAGCGCGCCTTTTCTCGTCGATCCGAGCATTCATTCCGCGCGCGAAACGGGCGACGAAGCGCTGCTGCTGGCGCGCTGCGCCCCGACCATCGTCGGCGTCGATCGCGCGGCCGGAGCGCGACTCGCGCGCGATCTCGGCGCGACGGCGCTGGCGCTGGACGATGGCTTGCAGAGCCGGCGGCTCGAGCCCGATCTCGCGTTGATGGTCGTCGATGGCGCCTATGGCGCCGGCAATGGGCTATGCCTGCCCGCCGGCCCGCTGCGCGCGCCCTTAGCGCGCCAGCTCGCCGCTGTGGATGCACTTGTGCTCATCGGCGCGGGCGCCGCAGGAGAGGCGGTAGCTGCACATGCCAGCGCGGCGGGAAAGCCCGTATTGCGCGCCCGCATTGCTCCCCTCCCCGCGCGCCTCCCCGAGCGCGCGTTCGCCTTTGCGGGCATCGCGCGGCCGGAGAAATTCTTCGCGACGCTGGAGGCTTTGGGCGTCGAGATCATGGGACGAAAAAGCTTCGCCGATCATCACGCCTTTACGGCGCGCGAGATGGCGGCGCTCGAGCACGAAGCCGCGCGTCTTCGCGCGACGCTGGTCACGACGGCAAAGGACGCGGCGCGTCTGTCTCCCGACATGGCCGCGCGCGTGGACGTTCTGCCGATCGGCCTGCTCTTGGAAGAGGAAGAAACGCTCTGCGAGCTTCTGCGCCGCGCGCTGACGCGTAATTGA
- a CDS encoding 16S rRNA (uracil(1498)-N(3))-methyltransferase: MSVYDFSAQRLFVEARLEAGARIIPDADRLNYLLNVLRLREGDAILLFNGREGEWRASLEEVAKRKAILVVKERLREQTVGADLHYCFAPLKHARLDYMAQKATEMGAARLAPIITRRTQARRVNLERLAANVVEAAEQCGVLSVPEVVEEVAFEAYLAARAAGRLLVFCDEDAEHADPIAALRAAPAHVGVDVLVGPEGGFAPAEREAILAAPLVARLSLGPRILRADTAAVAALTLVQAVLGDWR; encoded by the coding sequence GTGTCAGTTTATGATTTCTCCGCGCAGAGGCTGTTCGTCGAGGCGCGCCTCGAGGCCGGAGCGCGTATCATTCCCGACGCCGACCGGCTCAATTATCTGTTGAATGTGCTGCGTCTGCGCGAGGGCGACGCGATCTTGCTGTTCAACGGCCGCGAGGGCGAATGGCGCGCGAGCCTCGAGGAAGTGGCCAAGCGCAAGGCGATTCTCGTCGTAAAGGAACGCCTGCGCGAGCAGACCGTCGGCGCCGATCTCCATTATTGCTTCGCGCCGCTGAAGCATGCGCGGCTCGACTATATGGCCCAAAAGGCGACGGAGATGGGCGCCGCGCGCCTCGCTCCGATCATCACCCGCCGCACCCAGGCGCGCCGCGTCAATCTGGAGCGCCTCGCCGCCAATGTGGTGGAGGCCGCCGAGCAATGCGGCGTGCTGAGCGTGCCGGAGGTGGTCGAGGAGGTCGCTTTCGAGGCCTATCTCGCCGCGCGCGCGGCGGGGCGGCTGCTCGTCTTCTGCGACGAGGACGCCGAGCACGCCGATCCCATCGCGGCTCTGCGCGCGGCGCCGGCCCATGTGGGCGTCGATGTGCTGGTCGGCCCGGAGGGGGGCTTCGCTCCCGCCGAGCGGGAGGCGATCCTCGCCGCGCCGCTCGTCGCGCGCCTTTCGCTCGGCCCGCGCATCTTGCGGGCGGACACGGCCGCCGTCGCGGCGCTGACATTGGTGCAGGCGGTTCTCGGCGATTGGCGCTGA
- the ubiA gene encoding 4-hydroxybenzoate octaprenyltransferase, which produces MSAAERPQDEPRLPDAVADHPLWRLAPDPLRPYVQLARLDRPIGWWLLLLPCWQGSALAAAALGAPLNVWHLLLFFIGAVSMRGAGSTYNDIVDRKIDAKVERTRLRPLASGRVSLRAAIAFLVAQCLVGLGVLLSFNGFTIALGFASPLIVLIYPFAKRVTSWPQAVLGLAFAYGALLGWTALAGGLGLPAVLLYASAILWTIGFDTIYALQDKRDDAIAGVRSTALLFGARVRLAVGALYLGSAVFAELALLSADVGGFAQIGLAAYAAHFCWQVYRTSESAAPETALMLFRSNRDAGLLLFAGLAAQSAILAYS; this is translated from the coding sequence GTGAGCGCTGCGGAACGGCCTCAGGACGAGCCGCGTCTGCCCGACGCCGTCGCCGACCATCCGCTCTGGCGCCTCGCGCCGGACCCGCTCCGTCCCTATGTGCAGCTCGCCCGCCTCGATCGTCCGATCGGCTGGTGGCTGCTGCTGCTGCCCTGCTGGCAAGGCAGCGCGCTCGCCGCCGCGGCGCTCGGCGCGCCGCTCAATGTCTGGCATCTGCTGCTCTTCTTCATCGGCGCAGTCTCGATGCGCGGCGCCGGCTCCACCTATAATGACATCGTCGACCGCAAGATCGACGCGAAGGTGGAGCGCACGCGTCTGCGCCCGCTCGCCAGCGGCCGCGTCTCCTTGCGCGCGGCGATCGCCTTTCTCGTGGCGCAATGCCTCGTCGGGCTCGGCGTTCTTCTGTCCTTCAACGGCTTCACCATCGCGCTCGGCTTCGCCTCGCCGCTGATCGTGCTGATCTATCCTTTCGCCAAGCGCGTCACCTCCTGGCCGCAGGCGGTGCTGGGGCTGGCGTTCGCCTATGGCGCGCTGCTCGGCTGGACGGCGCTCGCCGGCGGGCTCGGTCTGCCGGCCGTCCTCCTCTACGCCTCGGCGATTTTGTGGACGATCGGCTTCGACACGATTTATGCGCTGCAGGATAAGCGCGACGACGCCATTGCGGGCGTGCGCTCGACGGCGCTGCTGTTCGGCGCGCGCGTGCGGCTCGCGGTCGGCGCGCTCTATCTCGGCTCCGCCGTCTTCGCGGAACTGGCCCTGCTGTCCGCCGATGTCGGCGGCTTCGCGCAGATCGGCCTCGCCGCCTATGCGGCGCATTTTTGCTGGCAGGTCTATCGGACCAGCGAATCCGCCGCGCCGGAGACGGCGCTCATGCTGTTCCGCTCCAATCGCGACGCCGGCCTGCTGCTCTTCGCCGGCCTCGCGGCGCAGAGCGCCATCCTCGCTTATTCATAG
- a CDS encoding DUF6101 family protein has translation MFETKVMAETQLQFAVQRDRRADGGQRQVRVGRRDILISRRFAGMSMMISVPVQAYRGVALDVEPSLDGGASYRLSLAHQDPDLDVVLTETADGGAISADWKYWASYLDLPRLAARGGELETIDPRLGGVALRETIARRKNATVIKRRPRFCARRKQGEGERMATVYQGEREIVCYE, from the coding sequence ATGTTCGAGACCAAAGTCATGGCGGAGACGCAGCTTCAATTCGCCGTTCAGCGCGATCGGCGCGCCGACGGCGGCCAGCGCCAGGTGCGCGTCGGCCGTCGCGACATTCTGATTTCCCGGCGCTTCGCCGGAATGTCCATGATGATCAGCGTGCCGGTGCAGGCCTATCGCGGCGTTGCTCTCGACGTCGAGCCGAGCCTGGACGGCGGCGCCTCTTATCGCCTGTCGCTCGCCCATCAGGACCCTGATCTCGATGTCGTTCTCACCGAGACGGCCGATGGCGGCGCGATCTCGGCGGATTGGAAATATTGGGCGTCCTATCTCGATCTGCCGCGCCTCGCGGCGCGCGGCGGCGAGCTGGAGACGATCGATCCGCGCCTCGGCGGCGTCGCGCTGCGCGAGACGATCGCGCGCCGCAAGAACGCCACCGTCATCAAGCGCCGTCCGCGCTTCTGCGCGCGTCGCAAGCAGGGCGAAGGCGAGCGCATGGCGACGGTCTATCAGGGCGAGCGCGAGATCGTCTGCTATGAATAA
- a CDS encoding porin, with protein MTQVPNVQTIAKGATPSKLLGGVAAIALLGAFGAPTAAVADTASEIKALKAELKRLEHRLEEQAKTTHQVKNALNSAKSAPGGNAPPPVFVSFKNGLFVETEDKDFNFKIGGRIQADGGFTSYTSASGSRSNVGFRRARLEVEGKAYKNWYYKFQYDFTGTGVTGIRDAFLAYRDKFLPEEITKQPVTIQIGSQYEPFSMETLTSSKHITFIERALPGALAPDRHVGAKIGLGDKHWSVQAGVFSTSFGQDSSQAPAATGHQYWDLTTRATYAPIVEEDKLLHFGGSFMFHKPNDSTASQDPNNLLPGTGSRDETDILNNRYIVVPAAQALNCSPAFKAASGVALLWTPGYLQNGCLKSSYNYNFEMAATYGPFSLQGEYSGAHYERDAGTALALGNNGGSSLNYSGYYVQGSVFLTGESRAASYKGYDKDWNTPGTFGDVAIKNPLNKGGLGAWEFAARYSELNLNNGGLVDSNFAYLAAVAGNAAQKALASTATLGGREENLTLALNWYPVRGVRFQANWTRAMTLVAPSDKPYLNGQHPSTFLARAQVFW; from the coding sequence ATGACACAGGTACCGAACGTCCAGACGATCGCGAAGGGCGCGACGCCTTCGAAGCTGCTGGGAGGCGTGGCCGCCATCGCCCTCCTCGGAGCGTTCGGCGCGCCCACGGCGGCTGTCGCCGACACGGCGAGCGAGATCAAGGCGCTCAAGGCCGAGCTGAAGCGGCTCGAGCACCGGCTCGAGGAGCAGGCCAAGACGACCCATCAGGTCAAGAACGCGCTGAACTCGGCCAAATCCGCGCCGGGCGGCAACGCCCCGCCGCCGGTGTTCGTCAGCTTCAAGAACGGCCTCTTCGTCGAAACCGAAGACAAGGACTTCAACTTCAAGATCGGCGGCCGCATCCAGGCCGACGGCGGCTTCACCAGCTATACCTCCGCCTCTGGCTCGCGCAGCAATGTCGGCTTCCGCCGCGCCCGCCTCGAGGTCGAGGGCAAGGCCTATAAGAACTGGTATTACAAGTTCCAATACGACTTCACCGGCACCGGCGTGACCGGCATCCGCGACGCGTTCCTCGCCTATCGCGACAAATTCCTCCCCGAGGAAATCACCAAGCAGCCGGTCACCATCCAGATCGGCAGCCAGTACGAGCCGTTCAGCATGGAGACGCTGACCTCCTCGAAGCACATCACCTTCATCGAGCGCGCGCTTCCCGGCGCCCTGGCTCCCGACCGCCATGTCGGCGCCAAGATCGGCCTCGGCGACAAGCATTGGAGCGTGCAGGCCGGCGTGTTCTCGACCAGCTTCGGACAGGACTCCTCGCAGGCTCCGGCCGCGACCGGACATCAGTATTGGGACCTGACGACGCGCGCGACCTATGCGCCGATCGTCGAGGAAGACAAGCTGCTGCATTTCGGCGGCTCGTTCATGTTCCACAAGCCGAACGACTCGACCGCCTCCCAAGACCCGAACAATCTGCTGCCGGGCACCGGCTCGCGCGACGAGACCGACATTCTCAACAATCGCTACATCGTCGTTCCGGCGGCGCAGGCGCTCAATTGCAGCCCCGCTTTCAAGGCGGCCTCCGGCGTCGCCCTGCTGTGGACGCCCGGCTATCTGCAGAACGGCTGTCTGAAGTCCAGCTACAACTACAACTTCGAAATGGCGGCCACCTACGGCCCCTTCTCGCTGCAGGGCGAATATTCCGGCGCTCATTACGAGCGTGATGCCGGGACGGCCTTGGCGCTCGGCAACAATGGCGGATCGAGCCTCAATTACAGCGGCTATTATGTCCAGGGCTCGGTCTTCCTGACCGGCGAGTCCCGCGCGGCCTCCTATAAGGGCTACGACAAGGACTGGAACACGCCCGGCACGTTCGGCGACGTGGCGATCAAGAACCCGCTCAACAAGGGCGGCCTCGGAGCCTGGGAGTTCGCTGCGCGCTACAGCGAGCTCAATCTGAACAATGGCGGTCTCGTCGACAGCAATTTCGCCTATCTGGCGGCTGTCGCCGGCAATGCGGCGCAGAAGGCCCTGGCGAGCACAGCGACGCTCGGCGGCCGCGAGGAAAACCTCACTCTGGCGCTCAACTGGTATCCGGTGAGGGGCGTCCGCTTCCAGGCCAATTGGACGCGCGCCATGACGCTCGTCGCTCCCTCCGACAAGCCCTATCTCAACGGCCAGCATCCGAGCACCTTCCTCGCTCGCGCCCAGGTTTTCTGGTGA
- a CDS encoding 3'(2'),5'-bisphosphate nucleotidase CysQ has protein sequence MADNATDFAAQLPQLEAVARRAGEIAMGFFRPDEKTSAAVSYKDGGSPVTEADMAVDRFLQEAALALFPDAGWLSEETADNKERLARPRLLVVDPIDGTQAFLRGDRRWAVSIALIDQGRPTLGVIHAPALEWTFAAAAGHGAALNGAPIRVAARAVLAGARLEAPRGLAARFAGSEYKFAVQDRTPSLALRVADVASGRNDLTIASADSKDWDIAAADVILTEAGGVLSELEGLPLRYNRPQLRRDMLVAAPQSIFPESLALARAVSKGVI, from the coding sequence ATGGCCGACAATGCAACCGACTTCGCGGCTCAGCTGCCGCAGCTCGAAGCCGTCGCGCGGCGAGCGGGCGAGATCGCCATGGGCTTCTTCCGCCCGGACGAGAAGACCAGCGCGGCCGTCTCTTATAAGGACGGCGGCTCGCCCGTGACCGAGGCGGATATGGCGGTCGACCGTTTCCTGCAGGAGGCGGCGCTGGCGCTGTTCCCGGACGCCGGCTGGCTCTCCGAGGAGACGGCCGACAATAAGGAGCGCTTGGCTCGCCCGCGGCTGCTGGTTGTCGATCCGATCGACGGAACCCAGGCTTTTCTGCGCGGCGACAGGCGCTGGGCGGTCTCCATCGCGCTGATCGACCAAGGACGGCCCACGCTCGGCGTCATTCACGCGCCGGCGCTGGAATGGACCTTCGCCGCCGCCGCCGGCCATGGCGCGGCGCTGAATGGCGCGCCTATCCGCGTCGCCGCGCGCGCCGTTCTGGCGGGCGCGCGGCTGGAGGCGCCGCGCGGCTTGGCGGCGCGCTTCGCCGGCTCCGAATATAAATTCGCGGTTCAGGACCGCACGCCGTCGCTGGCTCTGCGCGTCGCCGACGTCGCCTCCGGCCGCAATGATCTCACCATCGCTTCCGCGGATTCGAAAGACTGGGACATTGCCGCGGCCGATGTGATACTCACCGAGGCGGGCGGCGTCCTATCCGAGCTAGAGGGGCTTCCCTTGCGCTATAATCGTCCACAGCTGCGGCGCGATATGCTGGTGGCGGCGCCGCAATCGATCTTTCCCGAGAGTCTCGCGCTGGCGCGGGCGGTTTCCAAGGGCGTGATATGA
- a CDS encoding 3-deoxy-D-manno-octulosonic acid transferase: MPVLTIYRLLTIGLTPLAGVALGWRARQGKEDPARIGERMGAPSLERPAGRLVWLHGASLGESLALLPLVERFIQRGVEVLVTTGTVSSAKVLRARLPAGAVHQFLPLDAPQFVERFLEHWRPDIALFAESELWPNMIRAIHARRLPLVLANATISRRSAARWRRLPGGARSLFGEIDLCLAQNAESAARYLGLGAPRVRVCGNLKFDVPPPPVGAGRLAEFNGAIGPRPVWAAISTHAGEEEIAIDAHLSLSGEVPSLLTIIVPRKPERGAEIAALASAKGLAVGLRSRDGEPRRGVQIYVADTVGELGLFLRAVSVVFTGKSLTAEGGHNPIEPAKLGCAILHGPHVENFADIYGELAAARAAARVSDAESLARALQFLLSDPSRMRKMGRAGAEVVRKLGGASQSIMAAIEPYLAQSALEQK, encoded by the coding sequence ATGCCGGTCTTGACGATCTATCGGTTGCTGACCATCGGTTTGACGCCACTCGCGGGCGTGGCGCTCGGCTGGCGCGCGAGACAAGGCAAGGAAGATCCCGCGCGGATCGGCGAGCGCATGGGCGCGCCGAGCCTCGAGCGCCCCGCCGGACGGCTCGTTTGGCTGCATGGCGCGAGCCTCGGCGAGAGCCTCGCCCTGCTGCCGCTGGTGGAGCGCTTCATTCAGCGCGGCGTCGAGGTTCTCGTCACCACGGGCACGGTCTCCTCCGCCAAAGTGCTGCGGGCGCGGCTGCCGGCAGGCGCAGTACATCAATTTCTGCCGCTGGACGCGCCGCAATTCGTCGAGCGATTCCTCGAGCATTGGCGGCCCGACATCGCGCTCTTCGCCGAGTCGGAGCTGTGGCCCAATATGATCCGCGCCATTCATGCGCGGCGACTGCCGCTCGTGCTCGCCAACGCCACCATCTCGCGCCGCTCCGCCGCGCGCTGGCGGCGACTGCCCGGCGGCGCGCGAAGCTTGTTCGGCGAGATCGATCTCTGCCTCGCGCAGAACGCCGAGAGCGCCGCGCGCTATCTGGGCCTCGGCGCGCCGCGCGTGCGCGTTTGCGGCAATCTGAAATTCGACGTGCCGCCGCCGCCCGTCGGCGCCGGAAGGCTCGCCGAATTCAACGGCGCCATCGGCCCGCGCCCCGTCTGGGCGGCGATCTCCACCCATGCGGGCGAGGAGGAGATCGCGATCGACGCGCATCTCTCGCTTTCCGGCGAGGTTCCCTCGCTGCTGACGATCATCGTGCCGCGCAAGCCCGAGCGCGGCGCGGAGATCGCCGCTCTCGCCAGCGCCAAAGGCCTCGCCGTGGGCCTGCGCTCGCGCGACGGCGAGCCGCGCCGCGGCGTGCAGATCTATGTCGCCGACACGGTGGGAGAGCTCGGCCTGTTTCTGCGCGCCGTCAGCGTGGTGTTCACGGGAAAATCGCTGACCGCCGAGGGCGGGCACAATCCGATAGAGCCGGCCAAGCTCGGCTGCGCGATCCTGCATGGACCGCATGTCGAGAATTTCGCCGATATTTATGGCGAGCTGGCCGCCGCCCGCGCCGCCGCCCGCGTGAGCGATGCGGAATCGCTGGCGCGCGCGCTGCAATTTCTGCTCTCCGACCCCTCGCGTATGCGCAAGATGGGCCGCGCCGGCGCCGAGGTGGTGCGAAAGCTCGGCGGAGCCTCGCAGAGCATTATGGCGGCGATCGAGCCCTATCTCGCGCAATCGGCGCTGGAGCAGAAATGA
- a CDS encoding DUF2093 domain-containing protein, whose translation MNRFERQPQAAVEAEVEYRDGDFRIRRPGAFVRCAVTGEPIPLEELRYWNVDLQEAYSSTDAKLIRIGVSFPKKP comes from the coding sequence ATGAACCGGTTCGAACGACAGCCGCAGGCCGCGGTCGAGGCCGAGGTCGAATATCGCGATGGCGACTTCCGCATTCGCCGTCCAGGCGCCTTTGTGCGCTGCGCCGTGACCGGCGAGCCCATACCGCTGGAAGAGCTCCGCTATTGGAACGTCGACCTGCAAGAGGCCTATTCGAGCACCGACGCCAAGCTCATCCGCATCGGCGTGAGCTTCCCGAAGAAGCCCTGA